A genome region from Nocardia sp. NBC_00565 includes the following:
- a CDS encoding amidohydrolase family protein: MTKLELPYQLFDADNHMYETKEALTKFLPKEYEGAIQYVEINGRTKIAVLGQISEYIPNPTFEVVARPGAMEDYFKNGNPEGKSRREIFGKAMPSIPAFREPAPRLELMDELQLNRSLMFPTLASLVEERMRHHPDLIHAVIHALNQWMLETWGNNESFVYKDRIFNVPVITLPIVEKAIQELDWVVENGAKAILVRPAPVPGLRGMRSFALPEFDPFWKRVVEHDILVTMHSSDSGYSRYNAEWEGSNLEMLPFKTNTFRMTTEWRPIQDAVASWVCHGALFRHPELKIAVIENGAAWMAPLLQNLADTYKKAPEGFGFQDPVEAVKRNIHVSPFWEEDLQELSNLIGVERVLFGSDYPHPEGLAEPARYIHELKDMALEDQSKIMGGNLARLLKA, encoded by the coding sequence ATGACGAAGCTCGAGTTGCCGTATCAGCTGTTCGACGCGGACAACCACATGTACGAAACCAAAGAGGCCCTGACCAAGTTCCTCCCGAAGGAATACGAGGGGGCCATCCAGTACGTGGAGATCAACGGTCGCACCAAGATCGCGGTACTCGGCCAGATCAGCGAATACATCCCCAACCCCACCTTCGAGGTGGTCGCGCGCCCCGGCGCAATGGAGGATTACTTCAAGAACGGCAACCCCGAGGGCAAGAGCCGCCGGGAGATCTTCGGCAAAGCGATGCCCTCGATTCCCGCCTTCCGCGAGCCCGCACCGCGCCTGGAACTCATGGACGAACTGCAGCTGAACCGATCGCTGATGTTCCCCACCCTGGCCAGCCTCGTCGAAGAGCGCATGCGCCACCACCCGGATCTGATCCACGCCGTGATCCACGCACTGAACCAGTGGATGCTCGAAACCTGGGGCAACAACGAAAGTTTCGTCTACAAGGACCGCATCTTCAACGTTCCCGTCATCACCCTGCCGATCGTCGAGAAGGCGATACAGGAACTGGACTGGGTGGTCGAGAACGGCGCCAAGGCGATCCTGGTGCGTCCGGCTCCGGTGCCCGGCCTGCGCGGTATGCGCTCGTTCGCGCTGCCGGAGTTCGACCCGTTCTGGAAGCGGGTCGTCGAGCACGACATCCTGGTCACCATGCACTCCTCCGACAGCGGCTATTCGCGATACAACGCCGAGTGGGAGGGCAGCAATCTGGAGATGCTGCCGTTCAAGACCAACACCTTCCGGATGACCACCGAGTGGCGGCCGATCCAGGACGCGGTGGCCTCGTGGGTCTGCCATGGCGCGCTGTTCCGGCACCCCGAACTGAAGATCGCGGTCATCGAGAACGGCGCCGCGTGGATGGCGCCGTTGCTGCAGAACCTGGCCGACACCTACAAGAAGGCCCCGGAAGGCTTCGGCTTCCAGGACCCGGTCGAGGCAGTCAAGCGCAATATCCACGTCAGCCCGTTCTGGGAAGAGGATCTGCAGGAGCTGTCGAATCTGATCGGCGTCGAGCGGGTGCTCTTCGGCTCGGACTACCCGCATCCGGAGGGTCTGGCCGAGCCCGCGCGCTACATCCACGAACTCAAGGACATGGCACTCGAGGACCAGAGCAAGATCATGGGCGGCAACCTCGCGAGGTTGCTGAAGGCATGA
- a CDS encoding FadD3 family acyl-CoA ligase — protein sequence MRWETIPQMVLSSADRFGDAEAVVDGPLRLSFVELVDRVRRAAGAFSAAGIEKGDRAAIWAPNSAEWIIAAFGLLTAGGVLVPVNTRFKAEEAADVVRRSGAELLLVQQGFLGVEYTGPGAVPVIDLKSEFLSSGSPFEREVSGDEIADIIYTSGTTGRSKGVMMNHRQTLRLYSEWCDLADLREGDRYLLVNPFFHTFGYKAGLVTSLIRGATMLPVPVFEVERVLELVEREKVTMLPGPPTLYHTLLDGQGKYDLSSLRSAVTGAADIPVELIRRVHTELPFQSIMTGYGLTEAGTATASRPGDTFEQIATTVGTPCDGIEVRIADDGEVLVRGYSVMQGYLDDPTATAEAIDADGWLHTGDLGSLDAEGRLRIIGRKKDMFIVGGFNAYPAEIEDFLLEHPAVAQVAVVGVPDDRLGQVGKAFVVAKSPVSEEELISWSRSRMAGYKAPRSVRFLNELPLNATGKVMKDQLR from the coding sequence ATGAGATGGGAGACCATCCCACAAATGGTCCTCAGCTCGGCCGACCGCTTCGGTGATGCCGAAGCGGTCGTCGATGGGCCGCTGCGGCTGAGTTTCGTCGAACTGGTGGACCGGGTGCGCAGGGCCGCGGGCGCCTTTTCGGCGGCGGGGATCGAAAAGGGCGACCGCGCCGCGATCTGGGCGCCCAACTCGGCCGAGTGGATCATCGCGGCGTTCGGTCTGCTGACCGCGGGCGGCGTGCTGGTCCCGGTCAACACCCGGTTCAAGGCGGAGGAGGCTGCCGATGTCGTCCGCCGCAGCGGAGCCGAGTTGCTCTTGGTGCAACAGGGGTTCCTCGGTGTGGAGTACACCGGCCCCGGCGCCGTGCCGGTGATCGATCTGAAGTCGGAATTCCTTTCCAGCGGTTCACCTTTCGAACGCGAGGTGAGCGGCGACGAGATCGCCGACATCATCTATACGTCGGGCACGACGGGCCGCTCGAAGGGCGTGATGATGAATCATCGGCAGACGCTGCGGTTGTATTCGGAATGGTGCGATCTGGCCGATCTGCGCGAAGGCGATCGCTATCTGCTCGTCAATCCGTTCTTCCACACCTTCGGCTACAAGGCCGGTCTGGTGACCTCACTGATCCGCGGCGCCACCATGCTGCCGGTGCCGGTCTTCGAGGTCGAGCGGGTGCTCGAACTGGTCGAGCGGGAGAAGGTGACGATGTTGCCGGGCCCGCCGACGCTGTACCACACACTGCTGGACGGGCAGGGCAAATACGATCTGTCCTCCCTGCGGTCGGCGGTCACCGGTGCCGCGGACATACCGGTCGAGCTCATCCGGCGGGTGCACACCGAACTACCGTTCCAGTCGATCATGACCGGATACGGGTTGACCGAGGCGGGCACCGCCACCGCATCGCGCCCCGGTGACACCTTCGAGCAGATCGCGACGACCGTCGGCACCCCGTGTGACGGTATCGAGGTGCGCATCGCCGACGACGGCGAGGTGCTGGTGCGCGGCTACAGCGTCATGCAGGGCTATCTCGACGATCCCACCGCCACCGCCGAGGCCATCGATGCCGATGGCTGGCTGCACACCGGCGACCTCGGCAGCCTCGACGCGGAGGGCAGGCTGCGGATCATCGGACGTAAGAAGGACATGTTCATCGTCGGCGGCTTCAATGCCTATCCGGCGGAGATCGAGGATTTCCTACTCGAGCACCCGGCCGTGGCCCAGGTCGCGGTGGTCGGGGTGCCCGATGACCGACTCGGGCAGGTCGGCAAGGCCTTCGTCGTCGCGAAAAGCCCGGTCTCGGAAGAAGAACTGATCAGCTGGAGCCGGAGCCGAATGGCCGGATACAAGGCGCCGCGGTCTGTGCGGTTCCTGAATGAGCTCCCGCTCAACGCTACCGGGAAGGTGATGAAAGACCAGCTGCGATAA
- a CDS encoding amidohydrolase family protein has translation MNIDDMILVSIDDHVVEPADMFDRHTPKKYAEHIPQLITNDQGIDQWVYRGKPVGVTGLNAVVGWPKEEWDKNPAQYAEMRPGVYDIHDRVADMNANGILSSMCFPTFAGFSAGHLSQFKDEITVAVISAYNDWHIDEWCATYPGRFIPNAILPLWDPALAVAEINRVAAKGCRGVTMPELPHIDGLPSYHDGEYWAPVFTALSDTGLVMNLHIGQGFGALKLAPNAPIDNLMCLAPTVSQVAIQDLLWGPALRTYPGLKVALSEGGIGWIPFYLDRSDRHYTNQKWLRRDFGGRLPSDVFREHVMACYVTDKTSLKMRHEIGIDIIAWECDYPHSDSLFPDAPEFVLDELNSAGADDADIDKITWQNASRFLNWDPFAHTPREEGTVGALRAKAKDVDLTIRPRKEWAERYAAARAS, from the coding sequence ATGAATATCGATGACATGATCCTGGTCAGTATTGATGACCATGTGGTCGAACCCGCCGATATGTTCGACCGGCACACACCGAAGAAATATGCCGAGCACATCCCCCAGCTGATCACCAACGACCAAGGCATCGATCAGTGGGTCTACCGGGGCAAGCCGGTCGGAGTGACCGGTCTGAACGCGGTGGTGGGCTGGCCGAAGGAAGAGTGGGACAAGAACCCGGCCCAATACGCCGAGATGCGTCCCGGGGTCTACGACATCCACGACCGGGTCGCGGATATGAACGCCAACGGCATTCTGTCCTCGATGTGTTTCCCGACATTCGCCGGATTCAGCGCGGGACATCTGAGCCAGTTCAAGGATGAAATCACCGTCGCGGTGATCTCGGCCTACAACGACTGGCATATCGATGAGTGGTGCGCGACCTATCCGGGCCGGTTCATTCCGAACGCGATCCTGCCGCTGTGGGATCCCGCATTGGCCGTCGCCGAGATCAACCGGGTCGCTGCCAAGGGCTGTCGCGGGGTCACCATGCCCGAACTTCCGCATATCGACGGCCTGCCCTCCTACCACGACGGCGAGTACTGGGCCCCGGTGTTCACCGCGCTCTCCGATACCGGACTGGTGATGAACCTGCATATCGGGCAGGGTTTCGGCGCACTCAAACTGGCGCCGAACGCACCGATCGACAACCTCATGTGCCTGGCACCGACGGTGTCCCAGGTCGCCATTCAGGACTTGCTGTGGGGACCGGCGCTGCGCACCTATCCCGGACTGAAGGTCGCCCTGTCCGAGGGCGGGATCGGCTGGATCCCGTTCTACCTCGACCGCTCCGACCGCCACTACACCAACCAGAAATGGCTGCGCCGCGACTTCGGCGGCCGCCTGCCGAGCGATGTGTTCCGCGAGCATGTCATGGCCTGCTACGTCACCGATAAGACCTCGCTGAAAATGCGCCATGAAATCGGAATCGACATCATCGCCTGGGAATGCGACTACCCGCACTCGGACTCACTGTTCCCCGACGCACCGGAATTCGTCCTCGACGAACTGAACAGCGCAGGCGCCGACGACGCCGATATCGACAAGATCACCTGGCAGAACGCCAGCCGCTTCCTCAACTGGGATCCCTTCGCCCATACCCCGCGCGAAGAGGGCACCGTCGGCGCGCTGCGCGCCAAGGCCAAGGACGTCGACCTCACCATTCGCCCCCGCAAGGAATGGGCCGAACGCTACGCCGCGGCACGGGCCAGCTGA